The Brevibacillus humidisoli DNA segment AACAAGCCGGGGATCAACAGAACTCTCGTCAACAGCAAAACCCGCTTGTTGGCCCTGCCATTGGGCTTCGGCTTCTTTTGCTCGCTTGTTTGCTGCGGCCTGCGCGAATAGCGGTTTTGTTCCACTTGTTCCATCAGGACTGCCTCCGTTTTTTCGTATGCGCCGCCTGTTCAGCCTGCTTCAGCAGTCAGCGTGCACGGATGTGGCTTCAGCGGCTGCGCAGGGAATTGGCAATCCCCATCATTTGTTCACTGATTGCGACTGCACGTGCGTTTAACTGATAAGCCCGCTGAACGGTAACCAGTTTGGCCATCTCTTCCTGCAGATTCACATTGGACATCTCCAGGGCTCCCTGGCGGATCTTGGATCCAATCCTCAGGTTTTCCTGGGCAGGAGGATACTCGGGGTTTTCATAATTTAAAAAGCCCATCACCAAACTCGGATCGTTTACTCCATCCGGCAGCGTCAATACATATTCGTTGTCTCCGATCTGCCGATACTGCCCTGGATTTGGGATGTGCCAGACCGGAATGCGCGGATCTTCTTCCGCCCCATTCACCATGATCCGGCCATCAGGGCTGATCGAAATCGTATCAGAGGGGTCGATGTCCAACTCCACTTCGAAACCATCTTCCCCCACCAGCTTGTCGCCAGATGCATTGACAAGGCTATAGGTTCCAGATGTGTTCTGCATCAGTTGGAATGCACCATTACGGGTGAAGACGTACTCGTCAGGGTTGTCCATCCGTCTCACCAGGAAGAAGCCTTCCCCCTCGATCATCAGATCAGTCGGGACGTCAGTCGCCTTCATATTGCCTTGGCTCATATCCAGGCGCGTCTCACCCAATCGGACACCGCTGCCAATTCTGAGTCCCGGTGGCGTGGTACGGTTCTCCCTATCATTGTACGGCTGCTCGTTCATGGAGTCAAACAGCAGCTCAGAAAACGAGGCATTGCGCCGCTTGTAGCCAACTGTGTCCAGATTGGCCAGGTTGTTGCCTGTTGTATCTAGAGCGTATTGAATGCTGCGCAAAGCGGAAGTGGATATGTGTAAGGATTGCATTCCGTACACCCCTTTCCTCAAAGGTTGTAACTAGCTTATCCGTTTACCCGGCCAATCTCGTTAGCCGCTTTTTCCAATGTACCGTCAAGGGTGGTGATGACCCGCTGGTTCGCCTCGTAAGCCCGCAGGACGGTCATCATATCGGTCATCGTCCTGGCAGAATCTACGTTTGCCCGTTCAATCCAGCCCTGACGAACCGCGTAAAAACCTTCAAGCGCAGGATCTTCGGATACGTCAGCCGGGACCTCTTCTCCTTCCCAGCGGTACACACTGTTTCCTTCCCGTACGAGCTGGTACGGATCGTCGACAACTTTGATCCCGATCCGCGGTCCGGGTTCATTATTCAACGGCTCGGTTAACGGTACATATGTCCCCTCCGGCTCAAATGGGTCAGGCCGCAGCAACTGTCCATCCGGCAAAATTTTCAGATCTTCTCCCACGTCGATGGTGCCTCCGACCAAGTCTTGCAGACCGTTTACGCGGATCGCACGATTTTGCTGGTCCAATACGTGGTATCCTTCTGCTGTCACCAGATACCCCTGGTCGTTTACCTGCCAACTGCCATTCCGGGTATAGCGGATATTGGCAGGGTCGACCGGCTGATCCAACTGAGCATCATCCTGCAGTCGCGCCACACCGAAAAACAGGCGTGGTTGAACCGGCTTGCCGTTGACGACTGGCCCATCCGGATCGATCGGCAGATTGTCTGTCAACGCCACATCGAAAGCGGAATAGGTCTGCTCGATATCTCCCTGCGCAAAGTTGGATATCGCTTCTGGGACGTATACACCGGTATGCAGCCCGCCGATCACGGCGGGCTGGCTGGGAATGCTAGGCCATCCCTGAATGTCCGGACTTTGCGAGTCGCGGATGCGCGATATCAACTGTTCGGGAAACGAACGCATCACAGCGTCATCCTGTTTGTATCCCGGCGTATTGATGTTTGCCAGGTTGTTCGAAAGCGACTCCTGCTGTCGCTGCAGCGACTGCATGCCTGAAGCCGCCGTGTACAATCCCCTGATCAAATGAGGTCAACCCCCTTATCCAAAAAGCTTTTTCTTCCTGCTCGGTAGCTTGTCCAGATATTCCAGCATCAATCCGGTACCTTTGGCCACACACATCATCGGGTCTTCAGCGATTAGTACCGGAACCCGCAGTTCATCAGCCAGCAGTTGGTCAAGACCGTGCAGCAGGGCCCCGCCGCCTGTCACGGAAACCCCCTTATCTATGATATCGGCAGAAAGCTCCGGAGGTGTTCGCTCTAAAACATTTTTTGATGCTTGTACAATTGCGCTAACCGACTCAGCCAGGGCTTCTTGGACTTCGTGCGACGCTATCGTGATGGTTTGCGGCAGCCCGCTCACCATATTGCGTCCACGGATGTCCATTTCGTCCTGGCGTCCGCCGGAAACGGTCCCGATCGTAATCTTGATCTCCTCAGCCGTGCGCTCTCCAATCAGCATCTTGTATTTGTCTTTTATGTACTTCATGATAGCTAGATCAAATTTATCGCCTGCTACCTTAATAGAAGAGGAGGTGACGATATCGCCCATGGAAAGAACTGCCACGCCAGTCGTGCCTCCCCCGATATCCACCACCATATTGCCAGAGGGTTGAAAGATGTCCAACCCCGCACCTACTGCTGCAATCTTCGGCTCTTCTTCCAGGTAGACCTCCCGTGCACCACCACTTCGTTCAGCCGCTTCCCGTATCGCCTTCTGCTCCACAGATGTGATGTTGGTTGGGCAGCAGATCAAAACACGGGGACGGGTCAACAAACTCTTGCCGCCAATCTGGGCGAGAAAGTGCTTCAACATCGCTTCTGTAATCTCAAAATCGGCGATCACTCCGTCGCGCAGCGGTCGGATTGCGACAATATTGCCGGGAGTCCTTCCTACCATACGGTGTGCCTCATGGCCTACGGCCAGTACTTTTTTCGATTGACTGTCAATAGCTACTACAGAAGGTTCATCAAGTACAATTCCTTTTCCTTTCACATAAATCAGCACATTGGCCGTGCCTAAATCGATCCCGATATCTTTGTTAAACATGAAAGGGCCTCCCTGTACGGTGTAAACATTCATTACTAATATCATAGGCCGGATTTCATGTGAGGACAAGGAAAACCTTCACGTTATAACCAATAAAATCTAAACGCTTTCTTCCTGTTCTCGTCTCACCTTTTTGCTTTTCCGTTTGTACTTGATCTTGGTCGCTTCCCCTCCTCGCAGATGACGGATTGCTTTGTGGTACTCCAGTATCTCCTTTACCTGGTTTGCCAATTCTGGATTTATCTCGGGCAGTCGCTCTGTCAGATCTTTGTGCACTGTGCTCTTGGAAACACCGAATTCTTTGGCGATCATGCGAACCGTGTTCCGCGTCTCCACAATATATCGGCCAATCTTTATGGTCCGCTCTTTGATGTAATCATGCACGCCCCTCGCCTCCCTGTATCGGAATTGTCTGATACAATATATGGGTAGGTGGGGACACATATTCTACGTTTCCAAGCCTGACAAGCTGGCAGCACTCAATCTTTTTTCACAGGCGTGTACACATGCCGGATTTTACAGCGCTTGACAGCATGAAAAAAACCCGGCTTTGGACCGGGTTTTTTTCTCCTGTTAACGCCAGAGTGGTTTTCTCTTACTGCGATTCTGCTTTGCTCAAATATTGTTCCGGGTCGACCGCATTGCCATCGACACGCACTTCGAAGTGCAGGTGGACACCAGCATCCTTTTCGTATACGTTGCGACCGGCTTTCCCAATCAGTTGACCCTGTTTCACTTCATCTCCCGGTTTTACGGAAGCGGATTCCAAACTTTGATATACAGTGGTCATCTTGTCGCTGTGTTCAATCTCGACGAGGACGCCGACCAGCGGGTCTGTTTTCACCTTGGTTACTTTTCCGTCCAGGGCAGCCATCACATCAAATGGTTGTTCATCTTTGGCCACAAAGTCAATCCCGGTATGCGGCGTGTAGGCCCCGTCGTACTGTACGAGCGCCTTTTCCTGCTCTTCCTCGGGAGCTGCATCGTCGAAGAAGCCCATTCCCTTTTCAAACGGAACATCTTTGGCTACCGGCCACGCCAATGGTTGCGACGGGGTATTGACTGGTACAGCTGATTGATCCGTCTCATCTGTTACCGCTGCCTGACTGCCGTCTTCAGGGGTGGTCACAGTGACACCATCCATCACGTCTGTCTTGTCAAGCGGGGTGTCATTGGCTGTTCCCTGATACCACATCACAATAGCGAGGATGATTGCTGCGGTTCCGATGTAGATAGCTGGGAACGCCCATTTTTTGCCCAGGAACGATCTCCAGGCTGATGTCTTTTTAAATGGAATCGGTTGTTTTTGATTCTTTTGATCTTCCATTTCTTATCACCTCAGTCCTCAGTATCGCCAGATTTTTACCGCTTAAACCTGAGAACGGGTGAAAAAAAGAAATTTTTTCATTACTCCACGAAATGCAAATCCTAGATCTTGATGACCTGCTGGTAGTTCTGCACGTCTACCCCTTGGTAAAAATACTTCACGATCTGCTCCGCGCTTTTGCCGGACTTGGCCATTCCATTGGCGCCCCACTGGCTCATCCCGACGCCGTGACCATATCCTTTGGTTGTAATCACGACCCGCCCCGAGGAGAGCTGCATGGTAAACGCCGTCGAATTGAGGCCCAGCTTCTCCCGCACTTCCCGGCCGCTGTAAACCTTGCTGCCAATCCGAACACGTCCAATGCGATTGCCAGTGGTCCGCTCCAGCACCGTATACCAATTGCCCGCTGAGGAAGCTGTCAGATCCAGGCGAGTGCCTAACTTCTGCTCCAACTCCGCTACATCCATCACGACTTGTTCCCGAAAACGGGGAGACTCCTGATCCCAGGGACTGGCTACACTTTGCAGATACGGAATCGAATGCTGCCAGTAATCTTCTGCATCTTCGGTAAAACCATTGCTTGTTGAAAAAAAGGTGGCATCAATCGGTTTTCCCTGGTAGGTGAGAATCATGCCTCTCGTCTCACTTACCGCCTGACTGATCTTCTGGCTCTTCCATTCATGATCGCTGCCCCACCGGATTTTCTGCTGCTGTTCATCCAGATAGACCTGATGTTTCACCGTATCCAGCACGTGCGCTCCTTCCGGCACGTCATCAAACCGTCCAGCAGCCAGTCTCCGTATAATGTAGGTACGTGCTGCCATAGCTTGAGCTTTTAGCGCTTCCAGTTCAAACTCAGCCGGCATCTCGGCAGCCACCACCCCTTCCAGGTAACGGTCGAGGGGGACTGTCTCCACTCGCTGCTGCTCAGTCCTGTAGACGTGGATCTGCAGCGAAGAAGCAGATGGCTGGTCGGGGTCTTCCTCTGGTTTGGGTGAAGGCAGCGGGTCGGAGGCAGAATCTGCTAGATAGTAGACGAGCACAGCCGGCATGAAAACTACGAGAGCAGGTAGAAGAACGAGTAGAGTGAGTGCGATTCGCTTCATAAAAACATCCTCCCCAACGATACTGGACGACCCGACATTATAGTCTATGTCCTCGTTGGGGAAGATAGAACGAAAGAGATTACGAGAGTCGTGTTTGCAGGTTATACCCTAGAGTCGTGACAGAAAACGGTCTATCCGCTCAAGTGCCCTCTCCAACTGCTCCAGCGATGTGGCGTAGGAGCATCGGATATGTCCCTGGCCACTCTGACCAAATACATCCCCCGGAACGACGGCTACCTTTTCTTCCATCAGCAGTCGCTCGGCAAACTCCTCTGCGCTGAGCCCGGTTGATGCAATGGAAGGAAAAGCGTAAAACGCCCCCTCCGGTTCGTGACAGGCGAGACCGATATCAGAAAAAGAGCGAACGATGTAGTTGCGCCGCTGTCGATAACTCTCAACCATCCGCTCTACATCATCGCGTCCGCGGCGAAGTGCCTCAACCGCCGCCATCTGCGCCATAATCGGCGCACACAACATGGTATATTGATGGATTTTCAACATCCCTGCCGTCAGATCAGGCGGGGCACAGACGTATCCCAGCCGCCATCCGGTCATAGCAAACGCTTTGGAAAAACCGGAAATCAGGATCGTCCGCTCCTTCATTCGCGGCAGGGCGGCAAAACTGTCGTGCAGGTGGTCGTATGTCAGTTCTGCGTAGATTTCGTCTGAGAGGACCAGCAGGTCGTGACGCTCGATCACGGCCGCCAGCTTTTCCCACTCCTGCCTGTTCATCGTACTGCCGGTCGGGTTGTTGGGATAACAAAAAATGATCGCTTTTGTCCGTGGTGTAATGCAGCGTTCCATCTCCTCCGGAGTCAGCTTGAAGTTGTTTCGTGCCGATGTCTGTAAAAAGACAGGCACTCCTCCCGCCAGCCGGATGATCGGCTCGTAGGAGACGTAGCAAGGTTCCACCACCAGAACTTCATCACCCGGATCGAGGACCGCGCGCAAGGCGATGTCAATTGCCTCACTTGCCCCAATCGTGACGATGATCTCCTCTTCCGCACGATACGAGACAGAGAATCTCTCTTCCAGGTAGTGTTGAATCTCCCGACGCAACTCCAACGTACCGGCGTTGGACGTGTACGCCGTATAGCCTCGTTCCAGGGCCGAAATGCACGCTTCACGAACGCGCCAGGGAGTGACGAAATCCGGTTCCCCGACCCCCAGCGATATGACGCCTTCCATCGAGGAAGCCAGATCGAAAAAACGGCGAATGCCTGACGGACGGATCGCGCTGACTGTCTCTGACAAGCGGCTTCGCGTGGATACCTGCTCACTCATGGGCTAACCACCATCCTGCGGTCGTCATCCCGCTCTTCCAGCACAATGCCATCATGTTTGTACCGTTTCAAGATAAAATGGGTGGCAGTTGAGATGACAGAGTCGAGCGTCGCCAGTTTCTGTGAGACAAAACTGGACACCTCCCGCATCGTCTTGCCCTCCAGTACGACAGACAAATCATAGCCGGCACCAGACATCAGATAGACGGCCTTTACTTCAGGAAAACGGCAGATACGTTCTGCCACCTCGTCAAATCCGACTTCCCGCTTCGGAGTCACTTTCACGTCTATCATCGCAGTCACATAGGGATTGTCGTCGATTCGTTCCCAGTTGACCAGTGCCGGAAATTTGACAATCACTTTTTCGTCGACCAAAGCCTGAATCTCTTGTTCCACCTCATCTGCTGTCGTTCCCAGCAGTTTGGCCAACTGCGAGCTGTTCAGACGGCTGTCCTCTTCCAACAGCCGCAGCAGTTCTGTCCGCTGTTGCTTGTTCATGATTCCACTCCAACCCTTCTTTGGTTTGAATCTTTTGACAAATCATCTTTCAGACTATAGTCAAAGAGCTACTCTCCTTCTTTACGTTGTCTACAGCCTGAATCTGTCTTTTTTTTGCGTGATCGCATTTCCATAATAATAGCACAGAGGGAGCACAGCACAAGGTACTGGAAATAGAAAAAAAGATTTGAACAAAAAAACAGCTGTTCTCCGTATTTGCCGGAGAACATGCTGTCTGGGTCTTTCTAACATGTCTGGCTGAATGATGGCCTGCTGTGCCCGGTAGAAGCAGCACATGGCGTACATTTATGCCAGATTGACAGAGAGATTGACCTGGCCGGTCTGTTTCGCTTTCGGCTGCATATCGGTTTCATCTGCCGCAGATGTGCTTTCTTGTTCCTTTACCCGCTTTACATCCGCACCCAAAGCCTGCAGCTTTTCGGCGAAGTTGACATAGCCCCGGTCCAGATGCTCTAGACCGATCACTTCCGTCTCTCCTTCGGCAATCAAGCCTGCCAGCACCAGCGCGGCACCCGCCCGCAGGTCGGTTGCGCACACTCTGCAACCGGTCAGTTGAGCGCCTCCTTCGACAATCGCACTTCGTCCTTCGATCTTGATATTGGCGCTCATGCGGCGGAACTCTTCGACATGCATAAAACGATTTTCAAAAACGGTCTCGGTGACAATGCTTGTCCCCTCTGATGCAAGCAGCAAAGCCATGATTTGCGACTGCATATCCGTAGGGAAACCAGGATACGGCAAAGTCTTCACGTCAACAGCCCGCAAGGATTCTGTACGCTTCACGCGTACACCGTTTTCCTGCTCGTCAACCTCTACACCCATCTCCCGCAACTTGGCGGTGATCGGCTTCAAGTGATCGCAAATCACACCTTCTACAAAGACATCTCCACCTGAAATAGCTGCAGCGACCATAAACGTGCCCGCCTCGATCCGATCGGGAATGACCGCATGGGTGCAGCCGTGCAGCCGATCTACTCCCTCAATGCGGATTGAGCCTGTCCCGGCGCCGCGGATCTTGGCTCCCATACCATTGAGAAAGTTGGCCAGATCCACGATCTCCGGTTCTTCCGCCGCATTTTCAATCACCGTAGTACCTTCGGCAATGGCTGCCGCCATCATGATATTTTCTGTAGCGCCGACACTAGCCACATCGAGATAGATCTTGGCGCCTTTCAGTCGACCGTCTGCAACCGCCTCGATAAAACCTTGTCCAATCTCGATTTTGGCCCCCATCGCTTCAAAGCCTTTGAGATGCTGGTCGATCGGCCTCGTCCCGATTGCACAACCGCCTGGCAGGGCGATTCGCGCCTTGCCCCGCCGAGCAAGCAGCGGTCCCATCACCAGAAACGAAGCTCGCATCTTGCGAACCAACTCATATGGGGCTTCACAACCATCCAGGTTGGCAGCATTGATCGTCAACATCTCGTCTTCATATGTAATCGATATCTGGAGCGTTTTCAAAAGCTCGCAGATCGTATATACGTCATCTAATGCCGGTACATCATGGATGACACATGTCCCCTCTTCCGCCAGAATTGAGGCTGCAATAATCGGGAGGACGGCGTTTTTTGCACCGGACACTTTTACCTTACCCGCTAATGCCTTACCACCGCGGACAATAATTTTTTCCAATGAAATCCCTCCGGGTGCTTAGTATTCCGCTGTTATGATCGGTGTCCCTGCGGTGATTCGCGTTATCTCACCCATTGTATCGGTATGGGTAGCTACTTGCAGATTCATCTTGTGTTGACCCGTCTTGATCCAGTGCTGCCACTGTCCGGCATAAGCGGACAAACTCAGTACTGTCTCATCGTGCAGACGCTCAACTGGTTGCGCACGGAGATATTGTAAAACGGCGAAAACTTTACCTTCCTGTTGATCATCACTCAGTGTATCACTGTATATTCCGCGAACACAAGTGCTAAAATGCGGAATTGCCGATTTTTCGGCTAATCTCTCCGTCACCTGCTGATACAGCTGTTCCAGATCCTTGAGAGCGGAACGCTCACCTGTCATTTTGACGACTAAATAGGTACGAAATCCGGAATTCTGCGGTACACCGACGAATCGTACATGGAGCTTCGCTTCACCAAAAACACCCAGCGTTTGCATGATATATGTTCCCTTGTCCTGTTGAGGATCCTGTGGAACCGAAAGCCCGAGAAGGCTGTTCCACTCATTGGCTTTTGCCCTTAGGTACTCTGCATCAGGCAGATGGTCACCATCAATGGTAGCGCGCAACTCGACCTCGCTCACCTGTGCACCGGATGCTTCTACCGCCTCGAGCAGGGCTGCAGCGCTATCCCAGGAACTAGACGGCTGATCGTCCGCTGACAGTACCGGCAGACCAACAGCGACCAGCAATAATACCGCTAGGAGCAGGCTCCCCCGCCATGTATGCTTCTCCATCTTCTCTCTCCCCGTTTCTTCTTCTTTACAACTATTCTTAACGGGAAAATGGAGATACATACCAGTGCCGACCAATCCATTCGCTATTTACTGAAAGAGATTTTGCAGCAGCAGGGAATGACCTAGGTACTCCATAAAAAACTGAGCCACGCCGTGTCCGATAAAGATGGACAACAGGACTTGCAGCAGCTTGGCTTGGGCCCCGTCCGGTTTCTTGACGAACAAATCAAACCGAAACGCTTGCAAGGCCCACCAGCTAATGGCAATAAAGATAATTGTCAGGACAATATACAAAAGCGCGGATATGCCGACGGAGTTTACCATTTGATTACCTCCAATTCGTTTACTTCAAACCCTTTTTTCCGTTTTCAGATCTTCTCTTACTCTGAACGGGTAAAGAACTCGGACTGACGAAAAACGGCGACTGGTAAGCGATCACCACCAAGCATGGCCGCCGCCTTACCGCTTCCTATCGTTTCTCGCCCGTCGCAGTGCTTTACTCCTGCCGGATGCGCCGACGGAGGAAGAAAAAAGAGAGGGAGATGGTATGCAGCCCCTCTCTTTTGGTCCAACCGTCATCCTTATTTGCTGGGAACCAACATATTGCCGAAGTCAAACCCTGAGTTGAAGTTGGCATGGATAAAATCGATAGCTGTGCCAGGCATAATGCCAAACAGCACCGTCAACACAGCGGTAATGGTTACGACAGTTGCAACACCAGCCGGAAAGACCACCCGTGTCTCCTCACGCCCAGGTCGCATATACATCTGCCGGATGATCCCAAAGTAATAGTAGTACGAAACAACACTAGTGGCAATCATCACTGCAGACAGCCAATAGTTCTCATGCCAGATCGCACTCCAGAAGATGTAAAACTTGCCGAAAAAGCCGGCTGTTACAGGGATCCCGGCCAGCGACAGCAGGAAGATGCTCATCGCAATGGCGGCAAACGGCGAACGATGATACAAACCAGCGAACGCTTTGAGATCCTCCGTCTGCTGCTCACGTGTCACGACCATGATCACGGCAAATGCGCCAAAGGCCATCAGCAGATAAGCGAACAGGTAAAAGAGCGCCTGTTCAAAGAAGAGCGAGGTGAGCGTGACGAACGGTACGAGCAGATATCCTGCCTGGGCCACACCGGAATAGGCCATCATCCGCTTGACGTTTGTCTGCCGTAATGCCATGGTATTGCCGATAATCATCGATAAAGCGGCGATAATGGACAGATAGAAGCTGAGATCTTCCATAAAGACCCGTCCGCCTTCTGGTGCTTTTTCCGGATTGTACAGGCCGATAAAAGCGATCAGCAGCAGCCGAAAGACGAGGGCAAATCCCGCCGCCTTGGAGACGGTCGTCAAAAACGCGGTTACCGGTGTCGGAGCCCCTTGATACACATCGGGAGCCCACATGTGATTGGGCACAGTGGAGATTTTAAAACTGAGCCCGACGACCAGGCAGGCAAACGCGAGCAGGACAAGAAACCCAAACCCGGCAACATAAGCCTCATTGAGCCGCTGGGTGATCTGGTACAGGTTGGTCGTCCCAGTCAGCCCGTATACGTATGACATCCCGAACAAAGTAAAGGCTGTTGCAATGGATCCCGATACGACGTATTTAAAGGCAGCCTCATTGGACTGCAGCCTTTTTTTGCGCAAACCAACCAAGACGTAGGAGGAGAGCGACAACAGCTCCAAGCCGATAAACAGGGTGAGCAGGTCGGCCGAGGAGGCCATCACCATCGCACCGAGCAATCCGGTCAGCAGCAGGTAATAGTACTCTCCGCTGTGCTGTACTTCCCCCGTCTTCATATAGGAGAGGGAGAGCAGCAGAGTAAACGCCACCCCACCGAGAAACAGCAGCTTAAAGGCGTTGCCGAAATCGTCGACGCGCAGCATGTCGGCCATATATGAGAATGGTTCGTCCAGTGCCTGCATGTTGGAGACGACAAATCCCCCTGCCACCACGACACCTGCCAAGGCCAGCCAGCCGAGGATCGCCCGATTGGCCCGCTTGCCCATAAACAAGTCGATTAGAGAAAGCAGCGTTGCAAAGCCCAAAATGATGAACTCGGGTAGAAGGTAGCTCCAATCGTAAGAAAAGATATCTTTTACTTCCATCGCTTACCCTCCTATTCCCGTTACGATTGGTACAATGGTTTTCAGCGTTTCTTGCAGTGGATCGCTCAGCACAGCCGGATAAATCCCGAGCAGGATGATAAAACCGAGCAGGACGATCATCGGGATCACTTCGATAGGCTGCGCATCGGCCAAGCTCAGGAACCGATCCGGTGTGGGGCCAAACGTGGTGCGGAGAATGGCCCGCAGCAGGTAAGCTGCTGTCAAGATGATGCCCAGTGCCCCAATGGTCCCGATCACCGGCATGGTACCAAACAGTCCGAGGAAGGCAAGGAACTCACTAATGAAGCCGGACATCCCCGGCAGTCCCAGGGAGGCCATCGCTGCGGCCAGCAAGATCCCGCTGACAAACGGCATCGATCTGGCCAGTCCCCCCAATTCATCGATCTGCGATGTCTCTACGCGCTCCCAGATCACGCCAATCAGGAAAAACAGCAGCGCTGAGATAAAACCGTGGGAGATCGTCTGAAAGACAGCACCCTGGAAGCCAATCGTATTCATCGCAGCAAAGCCGAGCAGGACAATCCCCATGTGGCTGATACTGGAGTATGCCATCACCATCTTCAGATCTTTTTGCACAAACGCCAATACGGCACCGTACAAAATATTGATCACCCCAAGGATGGCCATCCAGGTAGCGAAGAAGTAGGCTTGCTCAGGGAAAAACCCGATCCCTAGACGAATCAATCCGTAGGCGCCCATCTTCAGCAGGATGCCGGAGTGGATCATCACGATCGGCACGGGAGCCTGTACGTGAACCCTCAGCATCCAGGTATGGAACGGAAAGATCGGCAGCTTGATACCGAAGGCAATGAACAAAGCGAGAAACAGAGCGGCCAAAAGACCAGGCTTAACCTGCTCCATCATCGCCAGAAAATCGGGCGAGGTCAGGATCTGTCTCAACTCTGTCATGTTCATCGTAGGGTCGGCATTCAACTGCGGTGCCGTCCAAAAGATGGCGATAAAGGCTATCAACATGATCGCCGAGCCGATACCATTGTAGATCAGAAACTTGTTCGCTGCCCGCTCCCGTTCAGAGTAGCCCCAGATCCCGATCAGGAAATACGCCGGGATCAAGGTCAATTCGAAGAAGATGAAGAACAGAAGCAGGTTTTGTGTCGCAAACACGCCAAACATCCCGATCAAGAGCAGGTGAAAGAGGATGAAGTACTCTTTCAGACGACGCTTGATCTGCCACGATGCAATGGCCGCCAGCGTTCCGACGATCGCTGTCAGCACGATCAACGGCATGGAAATCCCATCTACTCCCATGTCGTAGTTGATCGGGAAGGTAAACAAATCACCGCCCGCTCCTACTCCGATCGGAACGGCGATCCAGGGCAGATGCTCGACAAACTGCATCTGCGATTGCTGATAGTCAAAGTTGGCAAATAACATCAGCGACAGGATCAGCGGCAGCAGCGTACCGATGATGCCGATCTGTTTGATGATCCCGCCATGTTGCTTGGGGACGAACGCCAGGATCAGAATTGCCAAGAGCGGTGAAAAGGTAATCAGGCTAAGCAACATACTATTGTCCATTCGGGATACCTCCTAGCACCGTGAACCCAGCGACCAACAGGACCAATCCGAGCAGAACGACAAAGCCGTACGTTTGTACCTGGCCGTTTTGGATACGCGCATGCAAGATACCGATACCATTGGTGATGTTGGCCACAAGTGCCACCAAGCCGTCCACGATGTAACGGTCAATCAGGTTGAGCAGAATGCCCAGCCATTTGAGCGGTCGGACAAACACAGCGTGATAAATTTCATCAATGTAGTACTTCCGGTACGAGAGTTGATACAGCCATGGCAGCGGACGGGAGATGATGTCGGACGATACGGTCCGTTTCACGTACATCAGATAGGCCAACAGGATTCCCAGAACAGATACCAGAATCGCAACCACCTGTACCCAGATCGCCGCGTGGCCTTCCTCTGTACCGAACGACTTGCTCAGGTATTCTCCGATGCTGCCGGATACCAGCCAGTCCTGAAGGATCGGTGCAAACGGCGTATTGACGAATCCCGCAACGA contains these protein-coding regions:
- a CDS encoding DNA-directed RNA polymerase subunit beta, producing MEQVEQNRYSRRPQQTSEQKKPKPNGRANKRVLLLTRVLLIPGLLFLSLIVGLMIGYSVLGDRPVSEVFDLRTFTHMYDLIFEGT
- a CDS encoding flagellar hook-basal body protein; translation: MQSLHISTSALRSIQYALDTTGNNLANLDTVGYKRRNASFSELLFDSMNEQPYNDRENRTTPPGLRIGSGVRLGETRLDMSQGNMKATDVPTDLMIEGEGFFLVRRMDNPDEYVFTRNGAFQLMQNTSGTYSLVNASGDKLVGEDGFEVELDIDPSDTISISPDGRIMVNGAEEDPRIPVWHIPNPGQYRQIGDNEYVLTLPDGVNDPSLVMGFLNYENPEYPPAQENLRIGSKIRQGALEMSNVNLQEEMAKLVTVQRAYQLNARAVAISEQMMGIANSLRSR
- a CDS encoding flagellar hook-basal body protein, with the protein product MIRGLYTAASGMQSLQRQQESLSNNLANINTPGYKQDDAVMRSFPEQLISRIRDSQSPDIQGWPSIPSQPAVIGGLHTGVYVPEAISNFAQGDIEQTYSAFDVALTDNLPIDPDGPVVNGKPVQPRLFFGVARLQDDAQLDQPVDPANIRYTRNGSWQVNDQGYLVTAEGYHVLDQQNRAIRVNGLQDLVGGTIDVGEDLKILPDGQLLRPDPFEPEGTYVPLTEPLNNEPGPRIGIKVVDDPYQLVREGNSVYRWEGEEVPADVSEDPALEGFYAVRQGWIERANVDSARTMTDMMTVLRAYEANQRVITTLDGTLEKAANEIGRVNG
- a CDS encoding rod shape-determining protein: MFNKDIGIDLGTANVLIYVKGKGIVLDEPSVVAIDSQSKKVLAVGHEAHRMVGRTPGNIVAIRPLRDGVIADFEITEAMLKHFLAQIGGKSLLTRPRVLICCPTNITSVEQKAIREAAERSGGAREVYLEEEPKIAAVGAGLDIFQPSGNMVVDIGGGTTGVAVLSMGDIVTSSSIKVAGDKFDLAIMKYIKDKYKMLIGERTAEEIKITIGTVSGGRQDEMDIRGRNMVSGLPQTITIASHEVQEALAESVSAIVQASKNVLERTPPELSADIIDKGVSVTGGGALLHGLDQLLADELRVPVLIAEDPMMCVAKGTGLMLEYLDKLPSRKKKLFG
- the spoIIID gene encoding sporulation transcriptional regulator SpoIIID; its protein translation is MHDYIKERTIKIGRYIVETRNTVRMIAKEFGVSKSTVHKDLTERLPEINPELANQVKEILEYHKAIRHLRGGEATKIKYKRKSKKVRREQEESV
- a CDS encoding M23 family metallopeptidase — encoded protein: MEDQKNQKQPIPFKKTSAWRSFLGKKWAFPAIYIGTAAIILAIVMWYQGTANDTPLDKTDVMDGVTVTTPEDGSQAAVTDETDQSAVPVNTPSQPLAWPVAKDVPFEKGMGFFDDAAPEEEQEKALVQYDGAYTPHTGIDFVAKDEQPFDVMAALDGKVTKVKTDPLVGVLVEIEHSDKMTTVYQSLESASVKPGDEVKQGQLIGKAGRNVYEKDAGVHLHFEVRVDGNAVDPEQYLSKAESQ
- the spoIID gene encoding stage II sporulation protein D; this encodes MKRIALTLLVLLPALVVFMPAVLVYYLADSASDPLPSPKPEEDPDQPSASSLQIHVYRTEQQRVETVPLDRYLEGVVAAEMPAEFELEALKAQAMAARTYIIRRLAAGRFDDVPEGAHVLDTVKHQVYLDEQQQKIRWGSDHEWKSQKISQAVSETRGMILTYQGKPIDATFFSTSNGFTEDAEDYWQHSIPYLQSVASPWDQESPRFREQVVMDVAELEQKLGTRLDLTASSAGNWYTVLERTTGNRIGRVRIGSKVYSGREVREKLGLNSTAFTMQLSSGRVVITTKGYGHGVGMSQWGANGMAKSGKSAEQIVKYFYQGVDVQNYQQVIKI